One region of Arcobacter sp. CECT 8983 genomic DNA includes:
- a CDS encoding class I SAM-dependent methyltransferase → MKLLKNNITQTINESYLIETLNLNNKKILELGCGNASMTKMIAQNGFDRQIIACEVDKIQHEKNLKENIDNIEFILAGAQDIPLEDNSIDFVFMFKSFHHVPKNMMTKALSEIKRVLKPNGIAYISEPLFQGNQNELIRLFHNEKQERIDAFEAIKEAVEKEEFKLFQEIFFQSEVTYESFEDFEEKMMNVTYNNNTIDENLRQKVKEKYESFGGEKLTFLKPFRVDILQKV, encoded by the coding sequence TTGAAGCTATTAAAAAATAATATTACTCAAACAATAAATGAATCATATTTAATAGAAACACTAAATTTAAATAATAAAAAGATATTAGAGCTTGGTTGTGGAAATGCAAGCATGACAAAAATGATTGCACAAAATGGTTTTGATAGACAAATTATTGCTTGTGAAGTAGATAAGATTCAACATGAAAAAAATCTAAAAGAAAACATAGATAATATAGAGTTTATTCTTGCAGGAGCTCAAGATATTCCACTAGAAGATAACTCAATTGATTTTGTTTTTATGTTCAAATCATTTCATCATGTTCCAAAAAATATGATGACAAAAGCATTAAGTGAAATAAAAAGAGTTTTAAAACCAAATGGTATTGCTTATATTTCTGAACCACTTTTTCAAGGCAATCAAAATGAACTTATAAGATTGTTTCACAATGAAAAACAAGAAAGAATTGATGCCTTTGAAGCTATAAAAGAGGCAGTAGAAAAAGAAGAGTTTAAACTATTTCAAGAAATCTTTTTTCAAAGTGAAGTTACATATGAAAGCTTTGAAGATTTTGAAGAAAAAATGATGAATGTAACTTATAACAATAATACTATAGATGAAAATTTAAGACAAAAAGTTAAAGAAAAATACGAAAGCTTTGGTGGTGAAAAATTAACATTTTTAAAACCATTTAGAGTAGATATATTACAAAAGGTATAA
- a CDS encoding fructosamine kinase family protein: protein MSIFVKENFSSNNSLLKEVQGLRLIQKLINDEKIEEINTPHIYKVSKTRLEIQKINSQVFTGKSMKKLGIGLAKLHKVSFEKYGLENDNYIGLSKQSNILSDNWGEFFFEYRLLFQISLIKNSLLALEFETILNKNRVKIISFLNKYVDKPSLVHGDLWSGNVLVDKNEKVYLIDPSVYFAHREVDIAMTHIFGGFTKEFYEAYNEEYPLEQEFETRKEIYNLYHYLNHYNLFGSSYLGECKKRIKLIDEM, encoded by the coding sequence GTGTCAATTTTTGTAAAAGAAAATTTTTCTAGTAATAACTCTTTATTAAAAGAGGTACAAGGATTAAGATTAATACAAAAATTAATAAATGATGAAAAAATAGAAGAAATAAATACTCCACATATATATAAAGTATCAAAAACTAGATTAGAAATTCAAAAGATTAATTCACAGGTTTTTACTGGAAAATCTATGAAAAAACTAGGTATTGGTCTTGCAAAGTTGCATAAAGTTTCTTTTGAAAAATATGGTTTAGAAAATGATAATTATATTGGATTATCAAAGCAGAGCAATATTTTATCAGATAATTGGGGAGAGTTCTTTTTTGAGTACAGGCTTCTTTTTCAGATTTCACTTATTAAAAATAGTTTATTAGCTTTAGAGTTTGAAACTATTTTAAATAAAAATAGAGTAAAGATAATCTCCTTTTTAAACAAATATGTAGATAAACCTTCTTTAGTACATGGAGATTTATGGTCAGGAAATGTACTTGTGGATAAAAATGAAAAAGTTTATTTAATTGATCCTTCTGTATATTTTGCCCATAGAGAAGTTGATATTGCAATGACTCACATTTTTGGTGGTTTTACAAAAGAGTTTTATGAGGCTTATAATGAAGAGTATCCTTTAGAACAAGAGTTTGAAACAAGAAAAGAGATTTACAATCTTTATCATTATTTAAATCATTACAATCTTTTTGGAAGTTCATATTTAGGTGAGTGTAAAAAAAGAATAAAATTAATTGATGAAATGTAA
- a CDS encoding DUF1853 family protein, which yields MDNLKEQFLGFYNTPVLFDELYSLKQFCFDEINTSNLQIEDIKIDTKLPLGKRVEYFFEHYLNLTTRYKLIKKNIQIIKDKNTLGELDFIVFDKKENCFKHIELIYKYYLYDVRLEKELDRYIGPNKNDTLVRKLTKLRDKQLPLLFKDVTREYLSEIDFSNIKQEVCYKANIFLPFYHKALQIKFQDSIKGYYLGFNDFENDDIFKKCSFYIPHRYDWVNFEKYNQEYISYEKALEQIKFFHKYNKSPLVWVNNNKTIYLLFITFWH from the coding sequence ATGGATAATTTAAAAGAACAGTTTTTAGGGTTTTACAATACTCCTGTTCTCTTTGATGAACTATATAGTTTAAAACAGTTCTGTTTTGATGAAATAAACACTTCAAATTTACAAATTGAAGATATAAAGATTGATACTAAACTTCCTTTAGGTAAAAGAGTAGAATACTTTTTTGAACACTATTTAAATCTAACTACTAGATACAAGCTAATTAAAAAAAACATACAAATAATTAAAGATAAAAATACTTTGGGTGAATTGGATTTTATAGTATTTGATAAAAAAGAAAACTGCTTTAAACATATTGAGTTAATCTATAAATATTATTTATATGATGTAAGATTAGAAAAAGAGCTTGATAGATATATTGGTCCAAATAAAAACGATACTTTAGTTAGAAAACTAACAAAACTAAGAGATAAACAATTACCCTTACTTTTTAAAGATGTTACAAGAGAATATTTATCTGAAATTGATTTTAGTAATATAAAGCAAGAAGTCTGTTATAAAGCAAATATTTTTTTACCTTTTTATCATAAGGCTTTACAAATAAAATTTCAAGATAGTATAAAAGGTTACTATTTAGGGTTTAATGACTTTGAAAATGATGATATTTTTAAGAAATGTAGTTTTTATATTCCCCATAGATATGATTGGGTTAATTTTGAAAAATATAATCAAGAATATATATCATATGAAAAAGCACTTGAACAAATAAAATTTTTCCATAAATACAATAAATCACCATTAGTTTGGGTAAATAATAATAAAACCATTTACCTATTGTTTATTACATTTTGGCATTAA